From the genome of Drosophila gunungcola strain Sukarami unplaced genomic scaffold, Dgunungcola_SK_2 000155F, whole genome shotgun sequence, one region includes:
- the LOC128265772 gene encoding uncharacterized protein LOC128265772 codes for MDDQNLKIADLKHPMETQEIKVQQNQLPIEDPENKILYEVQNVELINDVQKVEEFIKIGVQEKEKLPNEIQDLEKMPLMNIKDNFKQQEPAKDVQDVGKPLSSASQSSIHRSGRVIPPMPSEETMRHSIADNLMEMLVSDPLQARSRILGILQQIDEKRGTRR; via the exons ATGGATGACCAAAATTTGAAGATTGCGGACCTAAAGCATCCAATGGAAACTCAAGAGATAAAAGTTCAGCAGAATCAACTGCCTATTGAAGATCCAGAAAATAAGATCTTATATGAAGTTCAGAATGTAGAACTTATTAATGATGTCCAGAAGGTAGaggaatttattaaaatcggagtTCAGGAGAAGGAAAAGCTGCCGAATGAAATTCAGGATCTGGAAAAGATGCCCTTGATGAACattaaagataattttaaacagCAAGAACCTGCCAAAGATGTTCAGGATGTGGGGAAGCCATTATCATCCGCCTCTCAGTCATCAATTCATCGCTCTGGTCGCGTGATTCCACCCATGCCCTCGGAAGAAACAATGCGCCACTCCATAGCCGACAACTTAATGGAGATGTTG GTGAGCGATCCTCTACAGGCACGCAGTCGTATCCTTGGTATCCTGCAGCAAATCGACGAGAAGCGTGGGACTCGTAGATAA
- the LOC128265793 gene encoding glutaredoxin-related protein 5, mitochondrial, whose translation MNRICQSLLRQSHRNARSLVAGASASSSAPGVLSRFFAADAATGEAVDKATLDKLVRTNKVVVFMKGNPQAPRCGFSNAVVQIMRMHGVQYDAHDVLQNESLRQGVKDYTDWPTIPQVFIDGEFVGGCDILLQMHQSGDLIEELKKVGIVSELLKAEQAKQEDEKAK comes from the exons ATGAACCGAATTTGCCAGAGCCTGTTGCGTCAGAGCCACCGCAATGCCCGTAGCCTGGTGGCCGGAGCAAGTGCATCCTCCTCCGCTCCTGGTGTCCTAAGCCGCTTTTTTGCAGCGGATGCGGCGACCGGCGAGGCGGTGGACAAGGCGACGCTGGACAAGCTGGTGCGCACCAACAAGGTGGTCGTGTTCATGAAGGGCAATCCCCAGGCACCGCGCTGCGGATTCAGCAATGCGGTGGTGCAGATCATGCGGATGCACGGCGTCCAGTACGATGCCCATGATGTCCTGCAAAACGAGTCTTTGCGGCAGG GCGTTAAGGACTACACCGACTGGCCCACCATTCCGCAGGTCTTCATCGACGGCGAGTTCGTCGGCGGCTGCGACATCCTGCTGCAGATGCACCAGAGTGGCGACCTCATCGAGGAGCTCAAGAAGGTGGGCATCGTCTCCGAGCTCCTAAAGGCGGAACAGGCCAAACAGGAGGACGAGAAGGCCAAGTGA